One segment of Streptosporangium brasiliense DNA contains the following:
- a CDS encoding carotenoid oxygenase family protein translates to MAETVPLHLAGNNAPIAEEVTLEPAKVTGEIPAELSGQFFRNGPNPRTGWSPHSFAGDGMIHTIALDGGRARWYRNRYVRTPLYEHPGESRFALAFDPGTGRIDYRVTTANTHLIAHAGRLFALEEGGFPYEVTPDLATVGAYTFDGALQTPMTAHPKTCPITGELLFFGYRLRPPYLTYYRADPAGKVMQTRVIDVPRATMMHDFAVTREHVIFLDLPVVFDAAQAAAGAPPWRWDDAHQARFGVLPRTAGDDAPVRWFDIAPCYVWHTMNAFEDPATGTITVTGTRVPSLWRGGPEDVGGGLPTLHRWTLDPRAGTVAEAPIDDAPSEYPRVADSAIGLPHRYGYTTSFALEAEPERSEIYAYDLADGGVRAVHRLPAGHTCGEAVFVAAGAAGENDGYLMTFAHDRATDRSYLAILGAADLAAPPLAEVHVPVRVPAGFHGNWIPA, encoded by the coding sequence ATGGCCGAGACCGTCCCGCTGCATCTCGCGGGCAACAACGCGCCGATCGCGGAGGAGGTGACGCTGGAGCCCGCCAAGGTGACGGGCGAGATCCCCGCTGAGCTGTCGGGCCAGTTCTTCCGCAACGGGCCCAACCCGCGCACCGGCTGGTCGCCGCACTCCTTCGCGGGCGACGGCATGATCCACACGATCGCGCTGGACGGCGGCCGGGCGCGCTGGTACCGCAACCGGTACGTCCGCACGCCGCTGTACGAGCACCCCGGCGAATCCCGGTTCGCCCTCGCCTTCGATCCCGGCACGGGCCGGATCGACTACCGGGTGACCACAGCCAACACGCACCTGATCGCGCACGCGGGCAGGCTGTTCGCGCTGGAGGAGGGCGGCTTCCCGTACGAGGTGACGCCCGACCTGGCCACCGTCGGGGCGTACACCTTTGACGGGGCACTGCAGACGCCGATGACCGCGCACCCGAAGACCTGCCCGATCACCGGTGAGCTGCTGTTCTTCGGCTACCGGCTGCGCCCGCCGTACCTGACGTACTACCGCGCCGACCCTGCGGGGAAGGTGATGCAGACGCGGGTGATCGACGTGCCGCGGGCGACGATGATGCACGACTTCGCCGTCACCCGCGAGCACGTGATCTTCCTGGACCTGCCGGTCGTCTTCGACGCGGCCCAGGCCGCCGCCGGTGCACCGCCATGGCGCTGGGATGACGCCCATCAGGCCAGGTTCGGCGTCCTGCCGCGCACGGCCGGCGACGACGCGCCCGTACGCTGGTTCGACATCGCGCCGTGCTACGTCTGGCACACCATGAATGCCTTCGAGGACCCCGCCACCGGCACGATCACGGTCACCGGCACCCGGGTGCCGTCGCTGTGGCGCGGCGGCCCCGAGGACGTCGGCGGCGGCCTGCCCACGCTGCACCGCTGGACCCTGGACCCGCGCGCGGGCACGGTCGCGGAGGCCCCCATCGACGACGCGCCCAGCGAGTACCCGCGTGTCGCCGACAGCGCGATCGGGCTGCCGCACCGCTACGGCTACACCACCAGCTTCGCCCTGGAGGCCGAGCCGGAGCGGTCGGAGATCTACGCCTACGACCTGGCCGACGGCGGCGTACGGGCGGTGCACCGCTTACCGGCCGGGCACACCTGCGGCGAGGCGGTGTTCGTGGCGGCGGGCGCGGCCGGGGAGAACGACGGCTACCTGATGACCTTCGCCCACGACCGGGCCACCGACCGCAGCTACCTGGCCATCCTGGGCGCCGCCGACCTGGCTGCGCCGCCACTGGCCGAGGTGCATGTCCCGGTCCGCGTCCCGGCCGGCTTCCACGGCAACTGGATCCCGGCCTGA